A portion of the Hoplias malabaricus isolate fHopMal1 chromosome 1, fHopMal1.hap1, whole genome shotgun sequence genome contains these proteins:
- the LOC136688765 gene encoding uncharacterized protein isoform X1 yields MKYVMTTARIRFYWSRCNLVSTFLQPAPRGHERNSIFCQLAKNRCCVEVSQDFSMYSVLEFVQERSVAVVPDSWVERTSEGHFCYWPPKNKQKLIQRGSLPDKALWKKLEVRVFKSSVDYKTAHQLMRKAENTSCLEESDGSGKKLREKRPPSRYLCYTSASEDDDSFQPTKGPKVQARSPPRLSDFLAQTRCALYQDMERGLDMAREPASLPNWSEIPVVVGRELEMAQRPPIQPECPPQRDNFQMHVLMKLDQLLQKQEEQSLLLKQLINARSEVPMDMEFVTVDDMEGFNKIEIKLKDEEEERKMVRYLATLGGHSLGDSVRRTMRTIASSRIWASFSLKGRKGKISLQNLTIYRVIMKAVMRSQPGSNAADIEAHISETLKHAPGIARRKGNPLANSDPVESESPSYNFFTST; encoded by the exons ATGAAGTACGTTATGACAACTGCGCGAATCAGATTCTACTGGTCCCGCTGCAACCTTGTGTCCACCTTTCTGCAACCTGCTCCTAGAGGGCACGAGAGAAATTCAATTTTTTGTCAGTTGGCGAAGAACCGTTGCTGCGTAGAAGTCTCACAGGATTTCAG TATGTATTCAGTTCTTGAATTTGTACAAGAGCGAAGTGTGGCTGTTGTCCCGGATTCCTGGGTGGAGAGAACATCTGAa GGACACTTTTGCTACTGGCcacctaaaaataaacaaaaattgatTCAACGTGGATCTTTGCCCGACAAAGCGTTGTGGAAAAAACTTGAAGTCAGAGTTTTTAAATCATCAG TTGATTATAAAACAGCTCATCAGCTAATGAGGAAGGCAGAGAACACTTCTTGTTTAGAGGAGTCAGATGGGAGTGGGAAGAAGCTAAGGGAAAAGAGGCCACCATCTCGCTATTTGTGTTATACCTCTGCCAGTGAGGatg ATGATAGTTTCCAACCTACCAAGGGTCCTAAAGTTCAAGCTAGATCTCCACCTAGATTGTCTGACTTTCTTGCACAAACAAGATGTGCTCTCTACCAAG ATATGGAAAGAGGGTTGGATATGGCAAGAGAACCAGCAAGTTTGCCGAATT GGTCCGAGATTCCTGTGGTTGTGGGTAGAGAACTGGAAATGGCCcaaa GACCACCCATTCAACCAGAGTGCCCTCCTCAAAGAGACA ATTTTCAAATGCATGTCCTCATGAAACTTGACCAGCTACTGCAGAAGCAGGAGGAACAAAGCCTTCTCCTTAAACAGCTGATTAATGCTAGAAGTGAGGTGCCAATGGATATGGAGTTTGTCACTGTGGATGATATGGAGGGTTTTAATAAGATTGAAATTAAGCtgaaagatgaagaagaagaaagaaaaatg GTCAGGTACCTTGCCACCTTAGGGGGGCATTCCCTTGGAGATTCAGTAAGACGTACAATGCGCACAATTGCATCCTCAAGAATATGGGCTTCATTTagtctgaaaggaaggaaagGGAAAATCTCACTTCAGAATCTAACCATTTACAGAGTAataatga AAGCAGTGATGAGAAGCCAACCAGGATCAAACGCAGCAGACATTGAGGCTCACATATCTGAAACTCTGAAGCATGCACCAGGGATTGCACGACGAAAAGGGAAT CCTTTGGCGAACTCAGACCCAGTGGAATCTGAATCACCATCTTATAATTTCTTTACTTCTACATGA
- the LOC136688765 gene encoding uncharacterized protein isoform X2, giving the protein MKYVMTTARIRFYWSRCNLVSTFLQPAPRGHERNSIFCQLAKNRCCVEVSQDFSMYSVLEFVQERSVAVVPDSWVERTSEGHFCYWPPKNKQKLIQRGSLPDKALWKKLEVRVFKSSVDYKTAHQLMRKAENTSCLEESDGSGKKLREKRPPSRYLCYTSASEDDDSFQPTKGPKVQARSPPRLSDFLAQTRCALYQDMERGLDMAREPASLPNWSEIPVVVGRELEMAQRPPIQPECPPQRDNFQMHVLMKLDQLLQKQEEQSLLLKQLINARSEVRYLATLGGHSLGDSVRRTMRTIASSRIWASFSLKGRKGKISLQNLTIYRVIMKAVMRSQPGSNAADIEAHISETLKHAPGIARRKGNPLANSDPVESESPSYNFFTST; this is encoded by the exons ATGAAGTACGTTATGACAACTGCGCGAATCAGATTCTACTGGTCCCGCTGCAACCTTGTGTCCACCTTTCTGCAACCTGCTCCTAGAGGGCACGAGAGAAATTCAATTTTTTGTCAGTTGGCGAAGAACCGTTGCTGCGTAGAAGTCTCACAGGATTTCAG TATGTATTCAGTTCTTGAATTTGTACAAGAGCGAAGTGTGGCTGTTGTCCCGGATTCCTGGGTGGAGAGAACATCTGAa GGACACTTTTGCTACTGGCcacctaaaaataaacaaaaattgatTCAACGTGGATCTTTGCCCGACAAAGCGTTGTGGAAAAAACTTGAAGTCAGAGTTTTTAAATCATCAG TTGATTATAAAACAGCTCATCAGCTAATGAGGAAGGCAGAGAACACTTCTTGTTTAGAGGAGTCAGATGGGAGTGGGAAGAAGCTAAGGGAAAAGAGGCCACCATCTCGCTATTTGTGTTATACCTCTGCCAGTGAGGatg ATGATAGTTTCCAACCTACCAAGGGTCCTAAAGTTCAAGCTAGATCTCCACCTAGATTGTCTGACTTTCTTGCACAAACAAGATGTGCTCTCTACCAAG ATATGGAAAGAGGGTTGGATATGGCAAGAGAACCAGCAAGTTTGCCGAATT GGTCCGAGATTCCTGTGGTTGTGGGTAGAGAACTGGAAATGGCCcaaa GACCACCCATTCAACCAGAGTGCCCTCCTCAAAGAGACA ATTTTCAAATGCATGTCCTCATGAAACTTGACCAGCTACTGCAGAAGCAGGAGGAACAAAGCCTTCTCCTTAAACAGCTGATTAATGCTAGAAGTGAG GTCAGGTACCTTGCCACCTTAGGGGGGCATTCCCTTGGAGATTCAGTAAGACGTACAATGCGCACAATTGCATCCTCAAGAATATGGGCTTCATTTagtctgaaaggaaggaaagGGAAAATCTCACTTCAGAATCTAACCATTTACAGAGTAataatga AAGCAGTGATGAGAAGCCAACCAGGATCAAACGCAGCAGACATTGAGGCTCACATATCTGAAACTCTGAAGCATGCACCAGGGATTGCACGACGAAAAGGGAAT CCTTTGGCGAACTCAGACCCAGTGGAATCTGAATCACCATCTTATAATTTCTTTACTTCTACATGA
- the LOC136688765 gene encoding uncharacterized protein isoform X3, with protein sequence MRKAENTSCLEESDGSGKKLREKRPPSRYLCYTSASEDDDSFQPTKGPKVQARSPPRLSDFLAQTRCALYQDMERGLDMAREPASLPNWSEIPVVVGRELEMAQRPPIQPECPPQRDNFQMHVLMKLDQLLQKQEEQSLLLKQLINARSEVPMDMEFVTVDDMEGFNKIEIKLKDEEEERKMVRYLATLGGHSLGDSVRRTMRTIASSRIWASFSLKGRKGKISLQNLTIYRVIMKAVMRSQPGSNAADIEAHISETLKHAPGIARRKGNPLANSDPVESESPSYNFFTST encoded by the exons ATGAGGAAGGCAGAGAACACTTCTTGTTTAGAGGAGTCAGATGGGAGTGGGAAGAAGCTAAGGGAAAAGAGGCCACCATCTCGCTATTTGTGTTATACCTCTGCCAGTGAGGatg ATGATAGTTTCCAACCTACCAAGGGTCCTAAAGTTCAAGCTAGATCTCCACCTAGATTGTCTGACTTTCTTGCACAAACAAGATGTGCTCTCTACCAAG ATATGGAAAGAGGGTTGGATATGGCAAGAGAACCAGCAAGTTTGCCGAATT GGTCCGAGATTCCTGTGGTTGTGGGTAGAGAACTGGAAATGGCCcaaa GACCACCCATTCAACCAGAGTGCCCTCCTCAAAGAGACA ATTTTCAAATGCATGTCCTCATGAAACTTGACCAGCTACTGCAGAAGCAGGAGGAACAAAGCCTTCTCCTTAAACAGCTGATTAATGCTAGAAGTGAGGTGCCAATGGATATGGAGTTTGTCACTGTGGATGATATGGAGGGTTTTAATAAGATTGAAATTAAGCtgaaagatgaagaagaagaaagaaaaatg GTCAGGTACCTTGCCACCTTAGGGGGGCATTCCCTTGGAGATTCAGTAAGACGTACAATGCGCACAATTGCATCCTCAAGAATATGGGCTTCATTTagtctgaaaggaaggaaagGGAAAATCTCACTTCAGAATCTAACCATTTACAGAGTAataatga AAGCAGTGATGAGAAGCCAACCAGGATCAAACGCAGCAGACATTGAGGCTCACATATCTGAAACTCTGAAGCATGCACCAGGGATTGCACGACGAAAAGGGAAT CCTTTGGCGAACTCAGACCCAGTGGAATCTGAATCACCATCTTATAATTTCTTTACTTCTACATGA
- the coq8b gene encoding atypical kinase COQ8B, mitochondrial isoform X1 has translation MLLEVLKVLRGAGKVGAALAITQSEQLRLIGCNSTLGSGVKAAVEVVERLASTMMTEENPKSEEFPDIEGWEQTEEDEATKWAMGSELPPEMNSEAATDTTRAARGATDGTGWPGQNTRFLHTSAHFRHVRFVHDSVVARLTPEDIKKARNAKQSIARPVRQKLSERARERKVPATQISRLANFGGLAVGLGLGAIAEAVKQSLGGKRSDTGAVLDSALLSEANAERIVDTLCKVRGAALKLGQMLSIQDNSFINPQLQKIFERVRQSADFMPAWQVNKVLEEELGSDWQEKHLSFQDKPFAAASIGQVHHVVVPDGREVAMKIQYPGVAESIKSDINNLMSVLKLSVVLPDGLFADSSLEVLQRELAWECDYKREAACAKRFRVLLEGDSMFKVPEVIDELTTTRVITMELVNGVPLDSCVDLDQETRNNICFSILQLCLRELFEFRFMQTDPNWSNFFYNAEENKIYLLDFGACREYPESFTDDYIEVVHAASVGDRATVLQKSKDLKFLTGYETKAFEDAHVEAVMILGEAFASAEAFDFGTQSTTRRIHSLVPVMLRHRLTPPPEESYSLHRKMAGSFLICSKLRACIPCKDMFLDIYNAYRHRRQPQAVESRIN, from the exons AACCCAAAATCGGAGGAGTTTCCTGACATTGAAGGATGGGAGCAGACAGAGGAAGACGAGGCAACAAAATGGGCCATGGGCTCAGAGCTACCTCCAGAGATGAACAGTGAGGCTGCCACTGATACGACAAGAGCAGCAAGAGGAGCGACAGATGGCACCGGCTGGCCTGGACAGAACACTCGTTTCTTACATACTTCTGCACATTTTCGTCATGTGAGATTTGTTCATGATTCTGTTGTGGCCAGACTGACACCAGAAGACATCAAGAAGGCCAGAAACGCTAAACAAAGCATCGCCAGACCTGTTAGACAGAAG TTAAGTGAAAGAGCCAGAGAACGGAAGGTTCCAGCTACACAGATCAGTCGTCTGGCCAATTTTGGGG GTTTAGCAGTTGGTCTTGGTCTTGGTGCTATTGCTGAGGCAGTAAAGCAGTCTCTTGGAGGCAAGCGTTCAG ATACAGGAGCTGTGTTGGATTCTGCGCTTTTATCTGAAGCCAATGCTGAGAGGATTGTAGACACATTATGTAAGGTGCGAGGAGCAGCGCTCAAACTCGGACAGATGCTTAGTATTCAAG ATAACAGCTTCATCAATCCTCAGCTACAGAAGATATTTGAAAGAGTTCGACAGAGTGCAGACTTTATGCCAGCCTGGCAAGTAAAT AAAGTTCTGGAAGAGGAATTAGGCTCTGATTGGCAGGAAAAGCACTTATCATTTCAGGACAAGCCTTTTGCAGCTGCGTCAATCGGACAAGTGCATCATGTAGTTGTACCTGATGGAAGAGAAGTGGCCATGAAGATACAG TATCCCGGAGTGGCTGAGAGCATCAAAAGTGACATTAACAACCTAATGTCTGTGCTGAAGCTGAGTGTAGTGCTTCCTGATG GTTTATTTGCGGACAGCAGTCTAGAAGTCCTTCAGAGGGAGCTGGCCTGGGAGTGTGACTACAAAAGAGAGGCAGCATGCGCTAAACGCTTCCG GGTTCTGCTGGAAGGAGACTCAATGTTCAAAGTACCTGAAGTCATCGATGAGCTCACCACTACTCGGGTCATTACCATGGAGCTTGTTAACGGAGTCCCACTGGACAGCTGTGTGGATTTAGATCAGGAAACAAGAAATAAT ATATGCTTCAGTATCTTGCAGCTGTGTCTCCGTGAACTCTTTGAGTTTCGCTTCATGCAAACAGACCCTAACTGGTCCAACTTCTTCTACAATGCTGAGGAGAACAAG ATATACCTCTTGGACTTCGGCGCTTGCAGAGAATACCCAGAGTCCTTTACAGATGACTACATAGAG GTGGTGCATGCGGCATCAGTTGGGGATCGAGCCACAGTTCTGCAGAAGTCTAAAGACTTAAAGTTTCTCACGGGCTACGAAACCAAG GCATTTGAGGACGCTCATGTAGAGGCCGTAATGATCCTGGGGGAAGCATTCGCCTCTGCAGAAGCATTTGACTTTGGAACTCAGAGCACCACACGTCGTATTCACAGTCTGGTCCCAGTGATGCTTcgacacagactcacacctcctCCAGAGGAGTCCTACTCACTACATCGTAAAATGGCAGGTTCCTTCCTCATCTGCTCCAAACTACGAGCATGCATTCCTTGCAAAGATATGTTCCTCGACATCTATAATGCTTACAGACATAGACGGCAACCACAGGCAGTCGAGTCTAGAATCAACTGA
- the coq8b gene encoding atypical kinase COQ8B, mitochondrial isoform X2, with protein sequence MLLEVLKVLRGAGKVGAALAITQSEQLRLIGCNSTLGSGVKAAVEVVERLASTMMTEENPKSEEFPDIEGWEQTEEDEATKWAMGSELPPEMNSEAATDTTRAARGATDGTGWPGQNTRFLHTSAHFRHVRFVHDSVVARLTPEDIKKARNAKQSIARPVRQKLSERARERKVPATQISRLANFGGLAVGLGLGAIAEAVKQSLGGKRSGAVLDSALLSEANAERIVDTLCKVRGAALKLGQMLSIQDNSFINPQLQKIFERVRQSADFMPAWQVNKVLEEELGSDWQEKHLSFQDKPFAAASIGQVHHVVVPDGREVAMKIQYPGVAESIKSDINNLMSVLKLSVVLPDGLFADSSLEVLQRELAWECDYKREAACAKRFRVLLEGDSMFKVPEVIDELTTTRVITMELVNGVPLDSCVDLDQETRNNICFSILQLCLRELFEFRFMQTDPNWSNFFYNAEENKIYLLDFGACREYPESFTDDYIEVVHAASVGDRATVLQKSKDLKFLTGYETKAFEDAHVEAVMILGEAFASAEAFDFGTQSTTRRIHSLVPVMLRHRLTPPPEESYSLHRKMAGSFLICSKLRACIPCKDMFLDIYNAYRHRRQPQAVESRIN encoded by the exons AACCCAAAATCGGAGGAGTTTCCTGACATTGAAGGATGGGAGCAGACAGAGGAAGACGAGGCAACAAAATGGGCCATGGGCTCAGAGCTACCTCCAGAGATGAACAGTGAGGCTGCCACTGATACGACAAGAGCAGCAAGAGGAGCGACAGATGGCACCGGCTGGCCTGGACAGAACACTCGTTTCTTACATACTTCTGCACATTTTCGTCATGTGAGATTTGTTCATGATTCTGTTGTGGCCAGACTGACACCAGAAGACATCAAGAAGGCCAGAAACGCTAAACAAAGCATCGCCAGACCTGTTAGACAGAAG TTAAGTGAAAGAGCCAGAGAACGGAAGGTTCCAGCTACACAGATCAGTCGTCTGGCCAATTTTGGGG GTTTAGCAGTTGGTCTTGGTCTTGGTGCTATTGCTGAGGCAGTAAAGCAGTCTCTTGGAGGCAAGCGTTCAG GAGCTGTGTTGGATTCTGCGCTTTTATCTGAAGCCAATGCTGAGAGGATTGTAGACACATTATGTAAGGTGCGAGGAGCAGCGCTCAAACTCGGACAGATGCTTAGTATTCAAG ATAACAGCTTCATCAATCCTCAGCTACAGAAGATATTTGAAAGAGTTCGACAGAGTGCAGACTTTATGCCAGCCTGGCAAGTAAAT AAAGTTCTGGAAGAGGAATTAGGCTCTGATTGGCAGGAAAAGCACTTATCATTTCAGGACAAGCCTTTTGCAGCTGCGTCAATCGGACAAGTGCATCATGTAGTTGTACCTGATGGAAGAGAAGTGGCCATGAAGATACAG TATCCCGGAGTGGCTGAGAGCATCAAAAGTGACATTAACAACCTAATGTCTGTGCTGAAGCTGAGTGTAGTGCTTCCTGATG GTTTATTTGCGGACAGCAGTCTAGAAGTCCTTCAGAGGGAGCTGGCCTGGGAGTGTGACTACAAAAGAGAGGCAGCATGCGCTAAACGCTTCCG GGTTCTGCTGGAAGGAGACTCAATGTTCAAAGTACCTGAAGTCATCGATGAGCTCACCACTACTCGGGTCATTACCATGGAGCTTGTTAACGGAGTCCCACTGGACAGCTGTGTGGATTTAGATCAGGAAACAAGAAATAAT ATATGCTTCAGTATCTTGCAGCTGTGTCTCCGTGAACTCTTTGAGTTTCGCTTCATGCAAACAGACCCTAACTGGTCCAACTTCTTCTACAATGCTGAGGAGAACAAG ATATACCTCTTGGACTTCGGCGCTTGCAGAGAATACCCAGAGTCCTTTACAGATGACTACATAGAG GTGGTGCATGCGGCATCAGTTGGGGATCGAGCCACAGTTCTGCAGAAGTCTAAAGACTTAAAGTTTCTCACGGGCTACGAAACCAAG GCATTTGAGGACGCTCATGTAGAGGCCGTAATGATCCTGGGGGAAGCATTCGCCTCTGCAGAAGCATTTGACTTTGGAACTCAGAGCACCACACGTCGTATTCACAGTCTGGTCCCAGTGATGCTTcgacacagactcacacctcctCCAGAGGAGTCCTACTCACTACATCGTAAAATGGCAGGTTCCTTCCTCATCTGCTCCAAACTACGAGCATGCATTCCTTGCAAAGATATGTTCCTCGACATCTATAATGCTTACAGACATAGACGGCAACCACAGGCAGTCGAGTCTAGAATCAACTGA